Proteins encoded by one window of Epinephelus moara isolate mb chromosome 18, YSFRI_EMoa_1.0, whole genome shotgun sequence:
- the arhgap17b gene encoding rho GTPase-activating protein 17b isoform X2 codes for MKKQFNRMRQLANQTVGRAEKTEVLSDDLLQIERRLELVRMVSHNTHKRLVSCLQGQLGTDTEKRHKKLPLTMLSQAMQEGGSQLGDEGLIGKMMDVCGEAESRLATELMQHEVQLERDILDPLNQLAEVDIPNILKQRKQLAKLVLDYDSAKTRWYQATKSNNQAMAAKADSLKDEMDEALNKVEICKDQLSADLYNFASKEGDYARYYVMLLEAQADYHRRSLAALEAAIPNIQIQQDTWMEKPAFGTALEEHLKRSNREIALPIEACVMMLLETGMKEEGLFRIAAGASKLKKLKAALDCSTSQLEEFYSDPHAVAGALKSYLRELPEPLMTFSLYDEWIQASNVSDPDKRLQALWVTCDGLPKTHKANFRYLVKFLAKLAQDSEVNKMTPSNIAIVLGPNLLWAKTEGTLAEMAAATSVHVVAIIEPIIQHADWFFPEEVDFNVSGMFAMPTHPATPDPEPGLERKRPGSLVGQDGDSHTPRKDSTVNKQPEPTPRRASTVNRKQPQLTSPTFQPPLPPLEAGGPAQPEPQPQLSSPATEAEQPGLSGASSGGGVGGGLGGGVQVATVQPQIVTQLSAEESSPAREVTSTPPPQRNGSVHLSVGTPHSQGGSRGPSPHMVRRGTKKQAPAPPKQFSPFASQPSNTQTSGSHHPPITPRRHQGKDSPIHAPSHPPPQPPQAHQAQGESEPSPPSTPTPPDTPPHDGSQSNPLSYHSGSLPRPSRPAPRPRPRPSMPPPPQPAANDNGNGLFGSASKIITDV; via the exons ATCGAGAGGCGGTTGGAGCTGGTGCGAATGGTGtcgcacaacacacacaagaggCTGGTGTCCTGTCTGCAGGGTCAACTgggcacagacacagagaagagaCAT AAAAAGCTGCCCCTTACAATGCTGTCCCAGGCCATGCAGGAGGGAGGCAGTCAGCTGGGAGACGAGGGTCTGATTGG caagaTGATGGATGTGTGTGGGGAGGCTGAGAGCAGGTTAGCGACTGAACTGATGCAGCATGAAGTTCAGCTCGAGAGAGACATCCTGGATCCTCTCAACCAGCTGGCAgag GTTGACATTCCCAATATACTAAAGCAGAGAAAACAACTCGCTAAGCTGGTTCTGGACTATGACTCAGCCAAAACGAG GTGGTACCAGGCAACAAAGTCCAACAACCAGGCCATGGCAGCTAAGGCCGATTCTCTCAAAGACGAGATGGACGAGGCTCTCAACAAAGTAGAAATATGCAAG GACCAGCTCTCTGCAGATTTGTACAACTTTGCTTCCAAAGAGGGAGATTATGCACGCTATTATGTCATG TTATTAGAGGCCCaggcagactatcacaggagGTCTCTGGCAGCTCTGGAGGCAGCTATACCAAATATCCAAATACAGCAAG ACACATGGATGGAGAAGCCGGCGTTCGGCACGGCTCTGGAGGAGCACCTGAAGAGGAGTAACCGAGAGATCGCTCTGCCCATAGAGGCCTGCGTCATGATGCTGCTGGAGACCGGCATGAAGGAGGAG GGTCTCTTCAGAATAGCTGCAGGAGCTTCAAAACTGAAGAAGCTGAAAGCAGCGTTGGACTGCTCCACCTCGCAGCTCGAGGAGTTCTACTCTGATCCCCACGCCGTCGCGG GAGCCCTGAAGTCCTACCTCAGGGAGCTTCCTGAACCTCTAATGACTTTTAGCCTGTACGACGAGTGGATACAGGCCTCCAA tGTGTCTGACCCTGATAAGAGGCTTCAGGCTTTGTGGGTGACATGTGACGGACTGCCAAAGACTCACAAGGCAAACTTCAG GTATCTGGTGAAGTTTCTGGCTAAACTGGCTCAGGACAGTGAGGTTAACAAGATGACTCCCAGCAACATCGCCATAGTCCTGGGGCCCAACCTGCTGTGGGCCAAGACTGAGGG GACGCTGGCAgagatggcagcagctacatCTGTCCATGTGGTCGCCATCATTGAGCCCATTATTCAGCATGCTGATTGGTTCTTCCCTGAAG AGGTGGACTTCAACGTGTCGGGCATGTTTGCCATGCCCACCCACCCCGCCACCCCAGATCCCGAACCTGGCCTGGAAAGAAAACGCCCCGGCAGCCTGGTGGGGCAGGACGGGGACAGTCACACTCCCCGTAAAGACAG CACTGTTAACAAACAGCCGGAGCCCACTCCACGTAGAGCCAGCACTGTAAATAGAAAGCAGCCACAGCTAACCTCACCCACCTTTCAACCCCCACTGCCCCCTCTGGAAGCCGGGGGTCCTGCCCAGCCTGAGCCCCAGCCCCAGCTTTCATCCCCGGCTACAGAGGCTGAGCAGCCTGGCCTGAGTGGTGctagtagtggtggtggtgttggtggtggtcTGGGTGGTGGGGTCCAGGTAGCCACAGTGCAACCTCAGATTGTAACCCAGCTCAGCGCAGAGGAGAGCAG CCCAGCCCGTGAGGTCACGTCCACCCCGCCTCCCCAGAGAAATGGTTCGGTCCATCTGTCTGTAGGAACCCCTCACTCTCAGGGCGGATCCAGGGGGCCTAGTCCACACATGGTTCGCAGAG GCACCAAGAAGCAGGCCCCAGCCCCGCCCAAGCAGTTCAGCCCCTTTGCCTCCCAGCCCAGTAACACCCAGACATCCGGCTCTCATCACCCACCCATCACCCCCCGACGCCACCAAGGCAAAGACAGCCCGATCCACGCCCCGAGCCACCCGCCCCCGCAGCCTCCTCAAGCCCACCAAGCCCAGGGGGAGTCGGAGCCTTCTCCCCCCAGCACTCCCACCCCGCCCGACACTCCGCCTCATGATGGTTCGCAGTCCAACCCGCTGTCCTACCACTCTGGATCCCTCCCTCGCCCCTCCAGGCCAGCGCCCAGGCCACGGCCCCGACCCAGCATGCCGCCGCCCCCACAACCTGCAGCTAATGACAACGGTAATGGCCTCTTTGGCTCCGCCTCCAAGATCATAACAG atgtctga
- the arhgap17b gene encoding rho GTPase-activating protein 17b isoform X1 → MKKQFNRMRQLANQTVGRAEKTEVLSDDLLQIERRLELVRMVSHNTHKRLVSCLQGQLGTDTEKRHKKLPLTMLSQAMQEGGSQLGDEGLIGKMMDVCGEAESRLATELMQHEVQLERDILDPLNQLAEVDIPNILKQRKQLAKLVLDYDSAKTRWYQATKSNNQAMAAKADSLKDEMDEALNKVEICKDQLSADLYNFASKEGDYARYYVMLLEAQADYHRRSLAALEAAIPNIQIQQDTWMEKPAFGTALEEHLKRSNREIALPIEACVMMLLETGMKEEGLFRIAAGASKLKKLKAALDCSTSQLEEFYSDPHAVAGALKSYLRELPEPLMTFSLYDEWIQASNVSDPDKRLQALWVTCDGLPKTHKANFRYLVKFLAKLAQDSEVNKMTPSNIAIVLGPNLLWAKTEGTLAEMAAATSVHVVAIIEPIIQHADWFFPEEVDFNVSGMFAMPTHPATPDPEPGLERKRPGSLVGQDGDSHTPRKDSTVNKQPEPTPRRASTVNRKQPQLTSPTFQPPLPPLEAGGPAQPEPQPQLSSPATEAEQPGLSGASSGGGVGGGLGGGVQVATVQPQIVTQLSAEESSPAREVTSTPPPQRNGSVHLSVGTPHSQGGSRGPSPHMVRRGTKKQAPAPPKQFSPFASQPSNTQTSGSHHPPITPRRHQGKDSPIHAPSHPPPQPPQAHQAQGESEPSPPSTPTPPDTPPHDGSQSNPLSYHSGSLPRPSRPAPRPRPRPSMPPPPQPAANDNGNGLFGSASKIITDGGLSLKGLGRAFIPEVIADQQGESSAGQEPADTPPPPPEPEIQTEFTAL, encoded by the exons ATCGAGAGGCGGTTGGAGCTGGTGCGAATGGTGtcgcacaacacacacaagaggCTGGTGTCCTGTCTGCAGGGTCAACTgggcacagacacagagaagagaCAT AAAAAGCTGCCCCTTACAATGCTGTCCCAGGCCATGCAGGAGGGAGGCAGTCAGCTGGGAGACGAGGGTCTGATTGG caagaTGATGGATGTGTGTGGGGAGGCTGAGAGCAGGTTAGCGACTGAACTGATGCAGCATGAAGTTCAGCTCGAGAGAGACATCCTGGATCCTCTCAACCAGCTGGCAgag GTTGACATTCCCAATATACTAAAGCAGAGAAAACAACTCGCTAAGCTGGTTCTGGACTATGACTCAGCCAAAACGAG GTGGTACCAGGCAACAAAGTCCAACAACCAGGCCATGGCAGCTAAGGCCGATTCTCTCAAAGACGAGATGGACGAGGCTCTCAACAAAGTAGAAATATGCAAG GACCAGCTCTCTGCAGATTTGTACAACTTTGCTTCCAAAGAGGGAGATTATGCACGCTATTATGTCATG TTATTAGAGGCCCaggcagactatcacaggagGTCTCTGGCAGCTCTGGAGGCAGCTATACCAAATATCCAAATACAGCAAG ACACATGGATGGAGAAGCCGGCGTTCGGCACGGCTCTGGAGGAGCACCTGAAGAGGAGTAACCGAGAGATCGCTCTGCCCATAGAGGCCTGCGTCATGATGCTGCTGGAGACCGGCATGAAGGAGGAG GGTCTCTTCAGAATAGCTGCAGGAGCTTCAAAACTGAAGAAGCTGAAAGCAGCGTTGGACTGCTCCACCTCGCAGCTCGAGGAGTTCTACTCTGATCCCCACGCCGTCGCGG GAGCCCTGAAGTCCTACCTCAGGGAGCTTCCTGAACCTCTAATGACTTTTAGCCTGTACGACGAGTGGATACAGGCCTCCAA tGTGTCTGACCCTGATAAGAGGCTTCAGGCTTTGTGGGTGACATGTGACGGACTGCCAAAGACTCACAAGGCAAACTTCAG GTATCTGGTGAAGTTTCTGGCTAAACTGGCTCAGGACAGTGAGGTTAACAAGATGACTCCCAGCAACATCGCCATAGTCCTGGGGCCCAACCTGCTGTGGGCCAAGACTGAGGG GACGCTGGCAgagatggcagcagctacatCTGTCCATGTGGTCGCCATCATTGAGCCCATTATTCAGCATGCTGATTGGTTCTTCCCTGAAG AGGTGGACTTCAACGTGTCGGGCATGTTTGCCATGCCCACCCACCCCGCCACCCCAGATCCCGAACCTGGCCTGGAAAGAAAACGCCCCGGCAGCCTGGTGGGGCAGGACGGGGACAGTCACACTCCCCGTAAAGACAG CACTGTTAACAAACAGCCGGAGCCCACTCCACGTAGAGCCAGCACTGTAAATAGAAAGCAGCCACAGCTAACCTCACCCACCTTTCAACCCCCACTGCCCCCTCTGGAAGCCGGGGGTCCTGCCCAGCCTGAGCCCCAGCCCCAGCTTTCATCCCCGGCTACAGAGGCTGAGCAGCCTGGCCTGAGTGGTGctagtagtggtggtggtgttggtggtggtcTGGGTGGTGGGGTCCAGGTAGCCACAGTGCAACCTCAGATTGTAACCCAGCTCAGCGCAGAGGAGAGCAG CCCAGCCCGTGAGGTCACGTCCACCCCGCCTCCCCAGAGAAATGGTTCGGTCCATCTGTCTGTAGGAACCCCTCACTCTCAGGGCGGATCCAGGGGGCCTAGTCCACACATGGTTCGCAGAG GCACCAAGAAGCAGGCCCCAGCCCCGCCCAAGCAGTTCAGCCCCTTTGCCTCCCAGCCCAGTAACACCCAGACATCCGGCTCTCATCACCCACCCATCACCCCCCGACGCCACCAAGGCAAAGACAGCCCGATCCACGCCCCGAGCCACCCGCCCCCGCAGCCTCCTCAAGCCCACCAAGCCCAGGGGGAGTCGGAGCCTTCTCCCCCCAGCACTCCCACCCCGCCCGACACTCCGCCTCATGATGGTTCGCAGTCCAACCCGCTGTCCTACCACTCTGGATCCCTCCCTCGCCCCTCCAGGCCAGCGCCCAGGCCACGGCCCCGACCCAGCATGCCGCCGCCCCCACAACCTGCAGCTAATGACAACGGTAATGGCCTCTTTGGCTCCGCCTCCAAGATCATAACAG ACGGAGGCCTGTCACTGAAGGGGCTCGGGCGAGCCTTCATCCCTGAAGTGATTGCGGACCAACAAGGGGAGAGCTCTGCTGGTCAAGAGCCCGCCGACACCCCACCCCCGCCCCCTGAACCTGAGATCCAAACAGAGTTCACCGCTCTGTGA
- the arhgap17b gene encoding rho GTPase-activating protein 17b isoform X3, producing MKKQFNRMRQLANQTVGRAEKTEVLSDDLLQIERRLELVRMVSHNTHKRLVSCLQGQLGTDTEKRHKKLPLTMLSQAMQEGGSQLGDEGLIGKMMDVCGEAESRLATELMQHEVQLERDILDPLNQLAEVDIPNILKQRKQLAKLVLDYDSAKTRWYQATKSNNQAMAAKADSLKDEMDEALNKVEICKDQLSADLYNFASKEGDYARYYVMLLEAQADYHRRSLAALEAAIPNIQIQQDTWMEKPAFGTALEEHLKRSNREIALPIEACVMMLLETGMKEEGLFRIAAGASKLKKLKAALDCSTSQLEEFYSDPHAVAGALKSYLRELPEPLMTFSLYDEWIQASNVSDPDKRLQALWVTCDGLPKTHKANFRYLVKFLAKLAQDSEVNKMTPSNIAIVLGPNLLWAKTEGTLAEMAAATSVHVVAIIEPIIQHADWFFPEEVDFNVSGMFAMPTHPATPDPEPGLERKRPGSLVGQDGDSHTPRKDSPAREVTSTPPPQRNGSVHLSVGTPHSQGGSRGPSPHMVRRGTKKQAPAPPKQFSPFASQPSNTQTSGSHHPPITPRRHQGKDSPIHAPSHPPPQPPQAHQAQGESEPSPPSTPTPPDTPPHDGSQSNPLSYHSGSLPRPSRPAPRPRPRPSMPPPPQPAANDNGNGLFGSASKIITDGGLSLKGLGRAFIPEVIADQQGESSAGQEPADTPPPPPEPEIQTEFTAL from the exons ATCGAGAGGCGGTTGGAGCTGGTGCGAATGGTGtcgcacaacacacacaagaggCTGGTGTCCTGTCTGCAGGGTCAACTgggcacagacacagagaagagaCAT AAAAAGCTGCCCCTTACAATGCTGTCCCAGGCCATGCAGGAGGGAGGCAGTCAGCTGGGAGACGAGGGTCTGATTGG caagaTGATGGATGTGTGTGGGGAGGCTGAGAGCAGGTTAGCGACTGAACTGATGCAGCATGAAGTTCAGCTCGAGAGAGACATCCTGGATCCTCTCAACCAGCTGGCAgag GTTGACATTCCCAATATACTAAAGCAGAGAAAACAACTCGCTAAGCTGGTTCTGGACTATGACTCAGCCAAAACGAG GTGGTACCAGGCAACAAAGTCCAACAACCAGGCCATGGCAGCTAAGGCCGATTCTCTCAAAGACGAGATGGACGAGGCTCTCAACAAAGTAGAAATATGCAAG GACCAGCTCTCTGCAGATTTGTACAACTTTGCTTCCAAAGAGGGAGATTATGCACGCTATTATGTCATG TTATTAGAGGCCCaggcagactatcacaggagGTCTCTGGCAGCTCTGGAGGCAGCTATACCAAATATCCAAATACAGCAAG ACACATGGATGGAGAAGCCGGCGTTCGGCACGGCTCTGGAGGAGCACCTGAAGAGGAGTAACCGAGAGATCGCTCTGCCCATAGAGGCCTGCGTCATGATGCTGCTGGAGACCGGCATGAAGGAGGAG GGTCTCTTCAGAATAGCTGCAGGAGCTTCAAAACTGAAGAAGCTGAAAGCAGCGTTGGACTGCTCCACCTCGCAGCTCGAGGAGTTCTACTCTGATCCCCACGCCGTCGCGG GAGCCCTGAAGTCCTACCTCAGGGAGCTTCCTGAACCTCTAATGACTTTTAGCCTGTACGACGAGTGGATACAGGCCTCCAA tGTGTCTGACCCTGATAAGAGGCTTCAGGCTTTGTGGGTGACATGTGACGGACTGCCAAAGACTCACAAGGCAAACTTCAG GTATCTGGTGAAGTTTCTGGCTAAACTGGCTCAGGACAGTGAGGTTAACAAGATGACTCCCAGCAACATCGCCATAGTCCTGGGGCCCAACCTGCTGTGGGCCAAGACTGAGGG GACGCTGGCAgagatggcagcagctacatCTGTCCATGTGGTCGCCATCATTGAGCCCATTATTCAGCATGCTGATTGGTTCTTCCCTGAAG AGGTGGACTTCAACGTGTCGGGCATGTTTGCCATGCCCACCCACCCCGCCACCCCAGATCCCGAACCTGGCCTGGAAAGAAAACGCCCCGGCAGCCTGGTGGGGCAGGACGGGGACAGTCACACTCCCCGTAAAGACAG CCCAGCCCGTGAGGTCACGTCCACCCCGCCTCCCCAGAGAAATGGTTCGGTCCATCTGTCTGTAGGAACCCCTCACTCTCAGGGCGGATCCAGGGGGCCTAGTCCACACATGGTTCGCAGAG GCACCAAGAAGCAGGCCCCAGCCCCGCCCAAGCAGTTCAGCCCCTTTGCCTCCCAGCCCAGTAACACCCAGACATCCGGCTCTCATCACCCACCCATCACCCCCCGACGCCACCAAGGCAAAGACAGCCCGATCCACGCCCCGAGCCACCCGCCCCCGCAGCCTCCTCAAGCCCACCAAGCCCAGGGGGAGTCGGAGCCTTCTCCCCCCAGCACTCCCACCCCGCCCGACACTCCGCCTCATGATGGTTCGCAGTCCAACCCGCTGTCCTACCACTCTGGATCCCTCCCTCGCCCCTCCAGGCCAGCGCCCAGGCCACGGCCCCGACCCAGCATGCCGCCGCCCCCACAACCTGCAGCTAATGACAACGGTAATGGCCTCTTTGGCTCCGCCTCCAAGATCATAACAG ACGGAGGCCTGTCACTGAAGGGGCTCGGGCGAGCCTTCATCCCTGAAGTGATTGCGGACCAACAAGGGGAGAGCTCTGCTGGTCAAGAGCCCGCCGACACCCCACCCCCGCCCCCTGAACCTGAGATCCAAACAGAGTTCACCGCTCTGTGA